AATAGCTCTTTCCATCAGCATTTTTAAACTCTTCTATTCCCATCCAAAAGAGTTTTCCTTCAACATTGTTTTCGATTAATTCTCCTGAAAAATCTTCTGTATAGTATAAAAAACCTAATTCTCTTACATCATTAATTTCGTCAATCCAACTGACAGTTCCCTTTAATTTAAGATTTTTTACATTTAATCCCGTCTCTTCAAAAACTTCTCTTACACATGAATCATATAGAACTTCACCTTTTTCAACATGTCCACCAACAAAAGTAAGACCTTCCCAACCATGTTTTTTTACTTTATCTAAAATTAAAATTTTATCATTATCTCTATCATAAATCATACACATATTTACTAAAACTGTTTTCATAAATCCTCCAATAATAATATGGTACAAAATCACCACTTTATTATTATATCATTTAATACAGTAAACATACAATAGATAACTTTATCGAGATAATAAAAAGTTCAAAATTAATTAATAATTAAGAATAATAACAAAAATTTAATTTAGACATTATTGCAAGATTTTGCACAAAAAAAATCCGACTTTAAAGTCGGATTTGTCTTAAAATTTTTATGGTAAAATTGTTTCTACTACTTCAAAAACTGTTTTGAATAATCTTCCAACTCTTTTAACCATACCTGCTTTTGAATAGTCTTCTTTAGCAACTAAATCAACTGTTGCAACTACTTCTTTAGAATTTTTAATTTTTATTTCTCCAACCTTATCACCTTTTTTCAATGGAAGTTTAACATCTCCTACATTTACTTCAGTTTCGTAGTTTATGCCTTTCATTGATACTCTTTCAAGATCTTCTT
Above is a genomic segment from Parvimonas micra containing:
- a CDS encoding 8-oxo-dGTP diphosphatase, with translation MKTVLVNMCMIYDRDNDKILILDKVKKHGWEGLTFVGGHVEKGEVLYDSCVREVFEETGLNVKNLKLKGTVSWIDEINDVRELGFLYYTEDFSGELIENNVEGKLFWMGIEEFKNADGKSYCIDKIFDLYLNDDYTELMVKWGQNDEIVSEIFF